From Actinoplanes oblitus, a single genomic window includes:
- a CDS encoding response regulator, with amino-acid sequence MFAGDDRFTVLGEAGDGREALAVAAAVAPDVILMDLRMPVLDGVSTIRSLKAGGSAARVLVLTTYDTDSDVLPAIKAGATGYLLKDAPREDLFRAVVAAHRGESVLSPSVAGRLMGRLRAPAGEKEPLSQRELEVLTLIARGCSNRETAGKLFISEATVKTHLLHAYAKLGVRDRAAAVAAAFERGLLGRD; translated from the coding sequence ATGTTCGCCGGGGACGACCGGTTCACCGTGCTCGGCGAGGCGGGGGACGGGCGGGAGGCGCTCGCCGTGGCGGCCGCCGTCGCACCCGACGTGATCCTGATGGACCTGCGGATGCCGGTGCTGGACGGGGTGAGCACCATCCGGTCGCTCAAGGCGGGCGGGTCGGCGGCCCGGGTGCTGGTGCTGACCACGTACGACACCGACAGCGACGTGCTGCCGGCGATCAAGGCCGGGGCGACCGGGTACCTGCTCAAGGACGCGCCGCGCGAGGACCTGTTCCGCGCGGTGGTGGCCGCGCACCGCGGCGAGTCGGTGCTGTCGCCGTCGGTGGCCGGCCGGCTGATGGGCCGGTTGCGGGCGCCGGCCGGCGAGAAGGAGCCGCTCAGCCAGCGGGAGTTGGAGGTGCTGACCCTGATCGCCCGGGGGTGCAGCAACCGGGAGACGGCCGGGAAGCTGTTCATCAGTGAGGCGACGGTGAAGACGCATTTGCTGCACGCGTACGCCAAATTGGGGGTTCGCGATCGGGCGGCGGCCGTCGCCGCGGCTTTCGAGCGAGGCCTGCTGGGCCGCGACTAG
- a CDS encoding histidine kinase, which produces MDSGTGTAVRTDWNERRVLTVAGGLLAAATVLAVMARSIDLPMQPLPTTFALAGTTALLLVVWRLVPAAGARPRPVSVLFFLAFLALAALLVWCHPFYGFFVWTGYLFTVYTLPGWWRLLGAASVAFITAASQSGGFRTLSTGGGALLFGFLFLCNAGISVAMTRMESVKERKAIRRNEIIEELAEANAKLEAALKENAGLHDQLLVQAREAGVLDERQRMAGEIHDVLAQGLTGIVTQLEAAEAHPGERDRHLAAAKRLARESLAEARRSVQALRPQHLDGAGLPDALGEVVETWSGLHGVRADLVTTGTARRLLPEIETTLLRTAQEALANVARHAGAGRVGLTLSYMEDMVTLDVRDDGAGFDPDQPREVTESGGFGLSAMRERLARIAGSLAVESEPGGGTALSACVPAITIGGVA; this is translated from the coding sequence ATGGACAGCGGGACAGGGACCGCCGTGCGCACCGACTGGAACGAGCGCCGGGTGCTCACCGTGGCCGGTGGGCTCCTGGCCGCCGCGACAGTGCTGGCGGTGATGGCCCGGTCGATCGACCTGCCGATGCAGCCGCTGCCGACGACGTTCGCGCTGGCCGGCACCACCGCCCTGCTGCTCGTGGTCTGGCGTCTGGTGCCGGCGGCAGGCGCCCGGCCCCGGCCGGTGTCGGTCCTGTTCTTCCTGGCCTTCCTCGCCCTGGCCGCCCTGCTGGTCTGGTGCCACCCGTTCTACGGCTTCTTCGTCTGGACCGGCTACCTGTTCACCGTCTACACGCTGCCCGGCTGGTGGCGACTGCTCGGCGCGGCATCCGTCGCGTTCATCACCGCGGCCTCCCAGTCCGGCGGCTTCCGGACCCTGAGCACCGGCGGCGGCGCCCTCCTCTTCGGCTTCCTGTTCCTCTGCAACGCGGGCATCTCCGTTGCCATGACCAGGATGGAGAGCGTCAAGGAGCGCAAGGCGATCCGGCGCAACGAGATCATCGAGGAGCTGGCCGAGGCGAACGCGAAGCTGGAGGCGGCCCTCAAGGAGAACGCCGGCCTGCACGACCAGCTGCTCGTCCAGGCCCGCGAGGCGGGGGTGCTGGACGAGCGGCAACGGATGGCCGGCGAGATCCACGACGTGCTGGCCCAGGGACTGACCGGCATCGTCACCCAGCTGGAGGCGGCCGAGGCGCACCCCGGCGAGCGGGACCGGCACCTGGCCGCGGCGAAACGCCTGGCCCGGGAGAGCCTGGCCGAGGCACGCCGGTCGGTGCAGGCGCTGCGCCCGCAGCACCTGGACGGCGCGGGCCTGCCGGACGCACTCGGCGAGGTGGTCGAGACCTGGTCCGGCCTGCACGGCGTGCGCGCCGACCTGGTCACCACCGGCACCGCGCGGCGGTTGCTTCCGGAGATCGAGACGACCCTTTTGCGTACGGCTCAGGAGGCGCTGGCCAACGTCGCCAGGCACGCCGGCGCCGGCCGGGTCGGGCTGACCCTCTCCTACATGGAGGACATGGTGACACTGGACGTGCGTGACGACGGCGCCGGCTTCGACCCGGACCAGCCCCGGGAGGTGACCGAGAGCGGCGGGTTCGGGCTGAGCGCGATGCGCGAACGGCTCGCCCGGATCGCCGGCTCCCTGGCGGTGGAGTCCGAGCCGGGCGGCGGGACCGCGCTGTCGGCCTGCGTCCCGGCGATCACGATCGGCGGGGTGGCGTGA
- a CDS encoding ABC transporter permease, which produces MNVFTRLTRTEIRLFLREPVSAFFSLLFPSILVAILGNIKIFRDPAPELNGLRTIDVYVGIAVALTLAMIGLQVLPMVLATYRERGVLRRVATTPVRPITLLVAQMTASMLIALCSSALAIAVGYLAFDVRLADNFPGFVLAFLLCALGVFAIGLFIAALVPTGKAGNAVGTLLFFPSMFFAGLWTPREFMPDWVRTVGDYTPLGAGERALNDAMNGHLPNWLSSMVLLGYLVVFGFGAARLFRWN; this is translated from the coding sequence ATGAACGTCTTCACCAGGCTCACCCGTACCGAGATCAGGCTCTTCCTCCGCGAGCCGGTCAGCGCCTTCTTCTCGCTGCTCTTCCCGTCGATCCTGGTCGCCATCCTGGGCAACATCAAGATCTTCCGCGACCCGGCCCCGGAGCTCAACGGCCTGCGCACCATCGACGTCTACGTCGGCATCGCCGTCGCGCTGACCCTGGCCATGATCGGCCTGCAGGTGCTGCCGATGGTGCTCGCCACCTACCGCGAGCGCGGCGTGCTGCGCCGGGTCGCCACCACGCCGGTCCGGCCGATCACCCTGCTCGTCGCGCAGATGACGGCGTCGATGCTGATCGCGCTCTGCTCGTCCGCGCTCGCCATCGCGGTCGGCTACCTCGCCTTCGACGTCCGCCTCGCCGACAACTTCCCGGGCTTCGTGCTGGCCTTTCTGCTCTGTGCCCTCGGCGTGTTCGCGATCGGCCTGTTCATCGCCGCCCTGGTGCCCACCGGCAAGGCCGGCAACGCGGTAGGCACGCTGCTGTTCTTCCCGTCGATGTTCTTCGCCGGACTGTGGACGCCGCGCGAGTTCATGCCGGACTGGGTGCGGACGGTCGGTGACTACACGCCCCTGGGTGCCGGCGAGCGCGCGCTGAACGACGCGATGAACGGGCACCTGCCCAACTGGCTCTCCTCGATGGTCCTGCTCGGATACCTGGTCGTCTTCGGGTTCGGGGCCGCGCGCCTGTTCCGCTGGAACTGA
- a CDS encoding ABC transporter ATP-binding protein, whose translation MTVIEVSNLTKRYGDTVAVRDVSLAVEDGEIFGILGPNGAGKTTTVECVAGLRTPDSGKITVLGRAPRDPSLRAEVGVQLQESQLQEKLTVREALELYSAFYPQPADWRQLAADLGLDEKLRTAYGKLSGGQKQRLSIALALIGNPRIAILDELTTGLDPQARRDTWDLIESVRDRGVTVVLVTHFMAEAERLCDRLAVIDKGSVIALDTPGGLVARAETTQTIRFRPSAPFDDALLMRLPEVREVRQAGSRVEVVGTGNLLHAVSSTLAVHQIVANDLRLEQASLDDAFVRLTGHGTEE comes from the coding sequence ATGACAGTCATCGAGGTCAGCAACCTCACCAAGCGTTACGGCGACACCGTCGCGGTTCGCGACGTGTCGCTCGCCGTCGAGGACGGCGAGATCTTCGGTATCCTCGGCCCGAACGGGGCCGGCAAGACCACCACCGTCGAGTGCGTGGCCGGGCTGCGGACCCCGGACAGCGGGAAGATCACCGTGCTGGGCCGCGCTCCGCGCGATCCCTCGCTGCGGGCCGAGGTGGGCGTCCAGCTCCAGGAGTCCCAGCTCCAGGAGAAATTGACGGTACGCGAGGCGCTGGAGCTCTACAGCGCGTTCTACCCGCAGCCGGCCGACTGGCGTCAGCTCGCCGCAGACCTGGGGCTGGACGAGAAGCTGCGGACGGCGTACGGAAAACTCTCCGGTGGGCAGAAGCAGCGCCTGTCCATCGCGCTCGCCCTGATCGGCAACCCCCGGATCGCCATCCTCGACGAGCTGACCACCGGGCTGGACCCGCAGGCGCGCCGGGACACCTGGGACCTGATCGAATCGGTCCGCGACCGCGGCGTCACCGTCGTGCTGGTCACCCACTTCATGGCGGAGGCCGAGCGGCTCTGCGACCGGCTCGCGGTGATCGACAAGGGCTCGGTGATCGCGCTGGACACGCCGGGCGGCCTGGTGGCCCGCGCCGAGACGACCCAGACGATCCGGTTCCGGCCCTCGGCGCCGTTCGACGACGCCCTGCTGATGCGACTTCCCGAGGTGCGCGAGGTGCGGCAGGCGGGCAGCCGCGTCGAGGTCGTCGGCACCGGCAACCTGCTGCACGCGGTGAGCTCCACGCTCGCCGTCCACCAGATCGTCGCGAACGACCTGCGCCTGGAGCAGGCCAGCCTCGACGACGCCTTCGTCCGCCTGACCGGCCACGGAACCGAGGAATGA
- a CDS encoding glycosyltransferase — translation MRIAMISEHASPLGVGDQHAHVADLSAALADLGHEVRVYTRRTDPEVAEVVPVADGVRVVHVPAGPARPLPDEDLLPHMAEFARALSEQWQGGGWTPDVAHAHFWTSGLAAVTAARQINIPVVQSFHELGAIDPSSAGPSRTGYERALGRAVDRVVAQTQDEVLGLVRIGVPRARLTMVPAGVDSERFTPEGPIAPRDPERPRILSVGKLVEHKGFGDVIQAMRYVPGAEMVVVGGPPADQLTADPGAKSLRALAERFQVADRLRLIGAVPHRDMPSWYRSADLLVAAPWQEQFERSALEAMACGVPIVGTAVGGLTETVVDGLTGDLVPARDPRALGGAVRRLINDKVRRFTYATAALDRARQAYSWKRVAAQIGSVYSAVTGLRRPAAEPEAEAVA, via the coding sequence GTGCGCATTGCGATGATCTCCGAGCACGCCAGCCCGCTCGGCGTGGGCGACCAGCACGCCCACGTCGCCGACCTGTCCGCCGCGCTCGCCGATCTCGGGCACGAGGTACGGGTCTACACCCGTCGCACCGATCCCGAGGTGGCCGAGGTCGTCCCGGTCGCCGACGGGGTACGCGTGGTGCACGTCCCGGCCGGTCCGGCCCGCCCGCTGCCGGACGAGGACCTGCTGCCGCACATGGCGGAGTTCGCCCGGGCGCTCAGCGAGCAGTGGCAGGGCGGCGGCTGGACGCCGGACGTGGCGCACGCGCACTTCTGGACCAGCGGCCTGGCCGCGGTGACCGCCGCCAGGCAGATCAACATCCCGGTGGTGCAGTCGTTCCACGAGCTCGGCGCGATCGACCCGAGCAGCGCCGGCCCGTCCCGCACCGGTTACGAGCGGGCACTCGGCCGGGCCGTCGACCGGGTGGTCGCGCAGACCCAGGACGAGGTGCTCGGCCTGGTCCGGATCGGGGTGCCGCGGGCCCGGCTCACCATGGTCCCGGCCGGCGTGGACAGCGAGCGGTTCACCCCGGAGGGCCCGATCGCCCCGCGCGACCCGGAGCGCCCGCGCATCCTCTCGGTCGGCAAGCTGGTCGAGCACAAGGGCTTCGGCGACGTCATCCAGGCGATGCGCTACGTGCCCGGCGCCGAGATGGTGGTGGTCGGCGGCCCGCCGGCCGACCAGCTCACCGCCGACCCGGGCGCCAAGTCGCTGCGCGCGCTCGCCGAGCGGTTCCAGGTCGCCGACCGGCTCCGGCTGATCGGCGCGGTGCCGCACCGGGACATGCCGAGCTGGTACCGCTCCGCCGACCTGCTGGTCGCCGCGCCCTGGCAGGAGCAGTTCGAGCGGTCCGCGCTGGAGGCGATGGCCTGCGGCGTGCCGATCGTCGGGACCGCGGTGGGCGGGCTGACCGAGACCGTTGTCGACGGCCTGACCGGGGACCTGGTCCCGGCCCGTGACCCGCGCGCGCTCGGCGGTGCGGTCCGCCGCCTGATCAACGACAAGGTGCGGCGGTTCACCTACGCCACCGCCGCGCTGGACCGGGCCCGCCAGGCGTACTCGTGGAAGCGGGTCGCCGCGCAGATCGGCTCGGTCTACTCGGCCGTCACCGGCCTGCGCCGCCCGGCCGCCGAGCCGGAGGCGGAAGCGGTCGCGTAG
- a CDS encoding SRPBCC family protein — protein MATVTRTVQAPPEQVFAVLADGWSYSDWVVGTSHIRDVEPSWPAPGAKLHHKAGPWPFSLHDSSTVLECVPDRELKIRAGLWPLGEAVVDIVLEPQSDGGTRVVMHEDFEAGPLLWLRNKLNDVVLHQRNVEALRRLADIAEAHS, from the coding sequence GTGGCAACCGTGACGCGCACCGTGCAAGCCCCGCCCGAGCAGGTCTTCGCCGTTCTGGCCGACGGCTGGTCGTACAGCGACTGGGTGGTCGGCACCTCACACATCCGGGACGTCGAGCCGTCCTGGCCCGCACCCGGGGCGAAACTGCACCACAAGGCCGGCCCATGGCCGTTCTCCCTGCACGACTCGTCGACAGTGCTGGAGTGCGTGCCGGATCGCGAGCTGAAGATCCGGGCCGGCCTGTGGCCGCTGGGCGAGGCCGTCGTCGACATCGTCCTGGAGCCGCAGTCCGACGGCGGCACCCGGGTGGTGATGCACGAGGACTTCGAGGCCGGCCCGCTGCTCTGGCTGCGCAACAAGCTCAACGACGTGGTGCTGCACCAGCGCAACGTCGAGGCGTTGCGCCGGCTCGCCGACATCGCGGAGGCTCACTCGTAG
- a CDS encoding phytoene desaturase family protein gives MDIVDAVIVGAGHNGLVAANILADAGWTVRVLEATGHPGGAVRSGEITAPGYLSDLFSAFYPLGYASPVMREMELERHGVTWTHAPAVFTHLLPDGRAATVSRELERTMASMEAFADGDGERWRHAYEDWTAVSGRMLEAITRPFPPVRAGLGLARKLGVGQSLRLARRLVLSARELGSELFSGEGARVALAGCALHTDLSPEEAGGGVYGWLLAMLGQEVGWPVPVGGAGKITSALIQRLRSTGGEIVYGAPVTRVLVARGRAMGVRTADGRDWRARRAVVADVPAPALYLDLVGTRWLPSRLAEDLAHFRWDGATVKVDWALDGPIPWKNAEVGKAGTVHLGADLNGLTRYSARIATGEMPDDPFLLLGQMTTADPSRSPAGTESAWAYTHLPHRERWPADEIAAHVERIEAVLEAQAPGFRGRVVGRHVFAPGDLEREDPSLVGGAIGGGTSAAFQQLFLRPVPGLGRADTPVDRLYLGSSSAHPGGGVHGAPGANAARAALARDRGLTGGAYRGFVETAHRLIYE, from the coding sequence GTGGACATCGTTGATGCGGTCATCGTGGGAGCCGGGCACAACGGATTGGTGGCGGCCAACATACTGGCCGACGCGGGTTGGACGGTACGGGTGCTGGAGGCCACCGGGCATCCGGGCGGTGCGGTGCGCTCCGGCGAGATCACCGCGCCCGGATACCTGTCGGACCTGTTCAGCGCGTTCTATCCGCTCGGGTACGCCTCTCCCGTCATGCGCGAGATGGAGCTGGAGCGGCACGGGGTGACCTGGACGCACGCCCCCGCCGTGTTCACCCACCTGCTGCCGGACGGGCGGGCCGCCACGGTCAGCCGGGAGCTGGAGCGGACCATGGCCTCGATGGAGGCGTTCGCGGACGGGGACGGCGAGCGGTGGCGGCACGCGTACGAGGACTGGACCGCCGTCTCCGGGCGCATGCTGGAGGCGATCACCCGGCCGTTCCCGCCGGTGCGCGCCGGTCTGGGGCTGGCCCGCAAGCTCGGCGTGGGCCAGTCGCTGCGGCTGGCCCGGCGGCTCGTGCTCTCCGCCCGGGAGCTGGGTTCGGAGCTGTTCAGCGGCGAGGGCGCGCGGGTGGCGCTGGCCGGCTGCGCGCTGCACACCGACCTGTCGCCGGAGGAGGCGGGCGGCGGGGTGTACGGCTGGCTGCTCGCCATGCTCGGCCAGGAGGTCGGCTGGCCGGTGCCGGTGGGTGGCGCCGGCAAGATCACTTCGGCGCTGATCCAGCGGTTGCGGTCGACGGGCGGCGAGATCGTCTACGGCGCGCCGGTGACCCGGGTCCTGGTGGCGCGCGGCCGGGCGATGGGGGTGCGGACCGCTGACGGCCGGGACTGGCGGGCCCGCCGGGCGGTGGTCGCCGACGTGCCGGCACCGGCGCTGTACCTGGACCTGGTGGGCACCCGGTGGCTGCCGTCGCGGCTGGCCGAGGACCTGGCGCACTTCCGCTGGGACGGGGCGACGGTAAAGGTCGACTGGGCGCTGGACGGCCCGATCCCGTGGAAGAACGCCGAGGTCGGCAAGGCCGGGACGGTGCACCTGGGCGCCGATCTGAACGGGCTGACCAGGTATTCCGCCCGGATCGCCACGGGCGAGATGCCGGACGACCCGTTCCTGCTGCTCGGGCAGATGACCACGGCGGATCCGAGCCGGTCGCCGGCCGGGACGGAGAGCGCGTGGGCGTACACCCACCTGCCGCACCGGGAGCGGTGGCCGGCCGACGAGATCGCGGCGCACGTGGAGCGGATCGAGGCGGTGCTCGAGGCACAGGCGCCCGGGTTCCGCGGCCGGGTCGTCGGGCGGCACGTGTTCGCGCCCGGTGACCTGGAGCGGGAGGACCCGTCGCTGGTCGGCGGGGCGATCGGGGGCGGGACGTCGGCGGCGTTCCAGCAGCTGTTCCTGCGGCCGGTGCCCGGGCTGGGGCGTGCCGACACGCCGGTGGACCGGTTGTACCTGGGCAGCTCGTCGGCGCACCCCGGCGGTGGCGTGCACGGCGCGCCCGGTGCCAACGCGGCGCGGGCCGCGCTGGCCCGCGACCGTGGACTGACCGGCGGGGCATACCGGGGGTTCGTGGAGACCGCCCACCGGCTGATCTACGAGTGA
- a CDS encoding DUF2795 domain-containing protein, whose translation MERGNSKHGAVLDEQMAQEVRGISQGVAGNRAEEWHTPEPSGDDQPPVSIAPNGDFGRGIPNGVGSSQGEALSRFGSYLNRNAFPGDRSALEASALAMEAPDDVLRRIRSLPEGRTFQNTAEAWHASEGGTA comes from the coding sequence ATGGAACGGGGAAACAGCAAGCACGGCGCGGTGCTCGACGAGCAGATGGCCCAGGAGGTGCGTGGCATCTCCCAGGGTGTCGCCGGTAACCGCGCCGAGGAATGGCACACACCCGAGCCGTCCGGCGACGATCAGCCGCCGGTCAGCATCGCCCCGAACGGCGACTTCGGCCGGGGCATCCCGAACGGCGTGGGCAGCTCGCAGGGCGAGGCGCTCAGCCGGTTCGGCAGCTACCTGAACCGGAACGCCTTCCCCGGCGACCGGTCGGCGCTGGAGGCGTCAGCGCTGGCCATGGAAGCGCCCGACGACGTGCTGCGGCGGATCCGGAGCCTGCCCGAGGGCAGGACGTTCCAGAACACCGCCGAAGCCTGGCACGCGAGTGAAGGAGGTACCGCGTGA
- a CDS encoding SRPBCC family protein, with protein sequence MSTVTEFVDVNVPVRTCYDQWTQFEEFPRFMDGVAEIHQLDDTHLHWKTTIAGVTREFDAEITEQLPDERVAWTATEGEKQAGVVTFHRLDDTHTRVTVQLDFDPQGFVETAGDKLGMVDRRVKGDLHRFKEFIESRGGITTGAWRGKVDRPGI encoded by the coding sequence GTGAGCACGGTCACCGAGTTCGTTGACGTCAACGTCCCGGTCCGCACCTGCTACGACCAGTGGACCCAGTTCGAGGAGTTCCCGCGCTTCATGGACGGCGTGGCGGAGATCCACCAGCTGGACGACACCCACCTGCACTGGAAGACCACCATCGCCGGGGTCACCCGCGAGTTCGACGCGGAGATCACCGAGCAGCTCCCGGACGAGCGGGTCGCCTGGACCGCCACGGAGGGCGAGAAACAGGCCGGCGTGGTGACCTTCCACCGCCTGGACGACACGCACACCCGGGTCACGGTGCAGCTCGACTTCGACCCGCAGGGGTTCGTGGAGACCGCCGGCGACAAGCTCGGCATGGTGGACCGGCGGGTCAAGGGCGACCTGCACCGCTTCAAGGAGTTCATCGAGAGCCGCGGCGGCATCACCACCGGCGCCTGGCGCGGCAAGGTCGACCGGCCCGGCATCTGA
- a CDS encoding DUF6401 family natural product biosynthesis protein produces MNGLFSNAAARAALRSAHASLADLTAAVGVSGLTAAQASPGLMSVIDQHAAGVRDSLAADTRPLTPILLAAYAEGVRDAAYQHGWVAPEGEIDWSENDWVLRRLLAVCMLARTLPTPN; encoded by the coding sequence ATGAATGGTCTGTTCAGCAACGCCGCCGCCCGCGCCGCCCTCCGCTCCGCGCACGCCTCGCTCGCCGACCTGACCGCTGCCGTTGGCGTCAGCGGTCTCACCGCCGCCCAGGCCTCCCCCGGTCTGATGTCCGTGATCGACCAGCACGCCGCCGGTGTCCGCGACAGCCTCGCCGCGGACACCCGCCCGCTGACCCCGATCCTGCTCGCCGCTTACGCCGAGGGCGTCCGCGACGCCGCCTACCAGCACGGCTGGGTCGCCCCCGAGGGCGAGATCGACTGGTCCGAGAACGACTGGGTCCTCCGCCGCCTGCTCGCCGTCTGCATGCTCGCCCGCACCCTCCCCACCCCGAACTGA
- a CDS encoding mechanosensitive ion channel family protein gives MLYLPVALAFVAVLLIGWLLARLARTITARALRRVGLDRAAGRGLAGRLLRGTDPVALCARLAYWAVLLIAVQFAFGLWGPNQVSTLLNALIAWLPQLFVAIVIVVAAIAVAGAVHDLIGNALGELGYARVLARAVAAVIVTLGVIAGLDQVGIATTVTRPLLIAVLATVAGVIIVGVGGGLVRPMRQRWEGWLDRAAVESAAIREQARAYSEERARQAAARAEEERRAEEARLAEAARQAEEERKAAEARRLAEAQRAEEARRAEEERRAEEERRVEERRAEEQRRVEERRAEEQRRADQQRQAEEQRRAEEARRAEEARRAEIERRQREARAAEDRRASSAHPGRPDDETQVIPAPGEDGLHFIPGFGGAPETSGDEEPGDPGPRASTGETTVITPGVRPMWSDHHGSGAGESSGQPGGGGGRLAGAPQGAADDSETVPTAFPRDAGSSSAGDERTVPTVLVGGDGSPGGASEGVAGDAEPDDRDAGGTTAADGPGGGVADGPGGGLADPAAGGGAADSAAGGRVADGDGDTTTVITQGSGEETTTVIPSPGPDRTVVIDKAEDGDRTQVVPLPQPERSRTDPDGSDDSPTIPSARPKDPPAE, from the coding sequence GTGCTTTACCTCCCAGTGGCGCTGGCGTTCGTCGCCGTGCTGCTGATCGGCTGGCTGCTGGCCCGGCTGGCCCGCACGATCACGGCGAGAGCGCTGCGCCGGGTGGGCCTCGACCGCGCCGCCGGGCGCGGTCTCGCCGGCCGGCTGTTGCGCGGCACCGACCCGGTGGCGCTCTGCGCCCGGCTGGCCTACTGGGCGGTCCTGCTGATCGCGGTGCAGTTCGCCTTCGGCCTGTGGGGACCGAACCAGGTGAGCACCCTGCTCAACGCGTTGATCGCCTGGCTGCCGCAGCTCTTCGTGGCGATCGTGATCGTGGTGGCCGCGATCGCCGTGGCCGGCGCCGTGCACGACCTGATCGGCAACGCACTCGGCGAGCTGGGCTATGCGCGGGTCCTGGCCAGGGCGGTCGCCGCGGTGATCGTCACGCTCGGCGTGATCGCCGGGCTGGACCAGGTCGGCATCGCCACCACTGTCACCCGGCCGCTGCTGATCGCGGTGCTGGCCACCGTCGCCGGGGTGATCATCGTGGGGGTCGGCGGCGGGCTCGTCCGGCCGATGCGGCAGCGCTGGGAGGGGTGGCTGGACCGGGCCGCCGTGGAGTCGGCGGCCATCCGGGAGCAGGCTCGGGCGTACTCGGAGGAGCGTGCCCGCCAGGCCGCGGCCCGGGCGGAGGAGGAGCGCCGCGCCGAGGAGGCCCGCCTGGCGGAGGCGGCCCGGCAGGCCGAGGAGGAGCGGAAAGCGGCGGAGGCCCGTCGCCTGGCCGAGGCCCAGCGCGCCGAGGAGGCACGCCGGGCCGAGGAGGAGCGCCGAGCCGAGGAGGAACGCCGCGTCGAGGAGCGCCGGGCCGAGGAGCAGCGCCGGGTGGAGGAGCGCCGGGCTGAGGAGCAGCGTCGCGCTGACCAGCAGCGTCAGGCCGAGGAGCAGCGCCGGGCCGAGGAGGCGCGGCGGGCCGAGGAGGCGCGGCGGGCCGAGATCGAGCGGCGGCAGCGGGAGGCACGCGCGGCCGAGGACCGTCGCGCGTCATCGGCTCATCCGGGACGACCCGACGACGAGACCCAGGTGATCCCGGCTCCCGGCGAGGACGGGCTGCACTTCATCCCGGGATTCGGCGGCGCACCGGAGACTTCCGGTGACGAGGAGCCGGGCGATCCGGGACCGCGTGCCAGCACCGGCGAGACCACGGTGATCACGCCGGGCGTGCGGCCGATGTGGTCCGACCACCACGGCTCGGGCGCGGGGGAGTCGTCCGGGCAGCCGGGAGGCGGTGGTGGACGGTTGGCCGGGGCTCCGCAGGGGGCGGCTGACGACTCGGAGACGGTGCCAACGGCGTTCCCACGAGATGCCGGGTCTTCCTCGGCGGGTGACGAGCGGACGGTGCCGACCGTTCTGGTGGGCGGTGACGGATCGCCCGGGGGCGCGTCGGAGGGTGTCGCGGGGGACGCGGAGCCGGATGACCGTGACGCCGGCGGGACGACTGCGGCCGACGGCCCGGGCGGCGGCGTGGCCGACGGCCCGGGCGGCGGGTTGGCCGACCCGGCGGCGGGCGGCGGGGCGGCCGACTCGGCGGCGGGCGGCCGGGTGGCCGATGGTGACGGTGATACGACCACGGTGATCACCCAGGGGTCCGGTGAGGAGACGACGACGGTGATCCCGTCGCCCGGGCCGGACCGGACGGTGGTGATCGACAAGGCCGAGGACGGGGACCGCACCCAGGTGGTCCCGCTGCCCCAGCCGGAGCGGAGCCGGACCGACCCGGACGGTTCCGACGACTCGCCGACGATCCCGTCGGCGCGGCCGAAGGATCCGCCGGCCGAGTGA